In Huiozyma naganishii CBS 8797 chromosome 5, complete genome, the genomic window TGAACTTTTGGTTAACAAAGTATCACGGAAAGCTACTTACCAGAACGCAACTATTGAAACAACATAGAATTCTTTTGGAGGGTAATAGTACGACGTTCAACTGATAGGAGTGGCTTATGGGGGAAAGAATTAATTAGATCACTTGACATGCCAAAAAGTTTGTTCCATGTACTTGAAAGCATGTTCTTTAATCAATGCTGATCTATTTACAAGATGTTACACAATGCAATATTTTATACCATGACTAGCTGCAAATTGCTATCCAAACAGTCAATTGATGTGATTTGACAGTCCTTGACTATGTCCCCAATTTGTGGGGGGAGACGGTCAACCTTAAGTTTCAGTTTCCCACGTGCATAGGAGTGGTTTGGGAAAAGACAATTTACCATGCCGTCTTGAGGAAATGAGGTTACCATGACATCAAAACGGGCACTCGAATCCTTTTCGattctctttttcaaatatgTTAGTGTCCAATACGCAGAGACAGTGGTCGAGATTGATTTCAAAATATCGGCACGAGATTGCACCTGCCATATCATCTGATCTATTGCCTGTTGTGAAAATGTTAGTGGCTTATTAGCCAGGTGTTTATGCAATTGGATGTGATTTATCAGATCAGGGTATCTCCGTAAAGGAGAAGTCACTGTCAGGTACTGTTTTGCTCCAATCATCTGATGATTACGAGGTTCGCCAGAATAAAAGCTGGAGTTCATAAGAGAAGTAATCTTTGCtatatctttcaaagttgggTTTTTCCCGCGTTGAACGTTATCCTGTATCGATCGATAATCACTTAGTGCCTTACCATCAAGCTTCAACTCATTATAGCAACGAAATATTCCAGgaattttgttttccctGAAAAAGTTACCGCTAAGAGTATTCGCCAATATCATTAGTTCAGACACGAGTACGGTTGATGGAGTTTCATTGTTGTTCTCAAAAGTGATGTCTTTCACTTTATTTGCAGAATCTCGAATGAGTCTTACCTGACCATTGTTGAATCCCTCTCCAAAGACGACAGCACCATTCAACTTTACCCTGTTATGTCGTAATCCGGATGCAATCTTATACAAAGTCAATAGATCCTGTCGTAACGGGCTGTTAGAGCTTGAGTCATTCAGTACACTGTCTACAATATTGTAGGTAACCTTGGGGAAATTTGACACAAGTCCAAGTCTAGCACGAAATGTGTCACTTTGTATGTGTAGTCCACCATGTTCGTCCATTTTAACTCGAACCGAGAAAGTGATTGTTCTTGTCTTTTTATCTTGCTTACCTAGATCTGCTGCCCTACAAAACGATTCTGGCAGCATTGCTTCAACTACGTCTGGCAAGTATGTTGTGAAAGACTTATCGAATGCaattttcaaaacgtcGCTCAACTTGGTACTTTCAGTGTAACTTTCCGGGAAAAATGATGCAGGATCTGCGATGTGGACGTGCAAAGTATAGCTGccttttccatttttttctataGACACACCATCGTCAATTTCGTGAGCTGTCTCTGAATCGATGCAATACACCGGCATATCAAGAAAATCGTGTCTTTTTGTCTTAGTGTCGAGCTGAATATCAGGTTGCACTACACTATACACACATTTTTGTAGCGCCGATCTCTCGGATGATTGGGCTAGTGCAAGATCTGAATTGGACAAAATTGGATTCTCACAAAAGTTATCTTCACTGATTTCTTTCAGAAGATCAAAACATGTATCTCTGGTAACATTGCATTCCCTATATACATCAAGCATTCTGAATATCTGGGATATCAATGTAACCACCTCGCAATTGTTATCAAAATTACCTGCAGTAAAATCACTCAACAGTTGTAGAAATTCAGGGTATCTCTCCCTTACTAGTTCGTAGTCCTTTGTGTTTATCAAGTCCGTGATCTTGTTCACGTGTTTTCTCTTCGGGTCATTGATCAATTCATCATGGAAAGATCGCAGAGATGCTGCTGGTACGACAGATGTAGAAATTGGGGCCAAAAAGGCTTTATTAACATGAATCTTTCCCCAAATATTAAAGTTTTGTTGCTCCTTTATAGCCCAATATGTCGCTAAATATGTAGCCGCATGAATGGAGCGGCGACTCCCAAGGGATGGTCGTTCAAAAAGACTCTTAATGTATTCGAACTCTCCTGGACCccctttttcttccaaacGTTGAACTGCATCTACAAGTTGTACAAAGGGAACCTGCCAAGTACCGTTGTATTTCCGTAAATATCGGCTAAGCAGTTCCAACCGCTTGATAATGGAGGGTAATTTCTGCCATGCCAGCTTATTGATCTGCGATGGTAGCTCACTAGTAACCAATTGTCTAGCCAAGTATGGGAGAATGTATGTTACGTCACGAGTTCCTTTGATGGTACCGACAGGTTCGAATGCATGAGGCCCTTCCTTTGAGATCAGATATCGTACTTTTTCCGGTAGCCGGTAAGGTATTCTCAAATGCACAAAAGACTTTGTACCAAAGAACATCTTCCCGCTGACAGTTACAAATGTGTACCTAGGATCTTCGGCACTCTCAGGCAATCCAACACACATTGCCAACTCATTAGGATATGGCGTTGTCAAAACCAGATCACCCATTTGTAAGACGGAGCTTATAAATTCACTGAGTTTGAAGGTGTAGTGTTTGTTCTTTCCAGTCATAGAGTTTTGAGAAGAACTTTTCCCGGCTGTATTAGTAGAAGGCTCAACCACCCAGTTATCTTGGAACCACTGTTTGGATGGATTAAAATACCTTTCTGCGAATCTGGTGTTAAACTCTTTCttgatctgtttcaacttcttaATTTCCATACCAGGTTCCAAATCCTTGGTCCTTGAAAGGAACATCTCATTTATCCTCTCAATGTCCACGGCGTCTAAGTTCTTCGTGGGAGTCCGAGCGTCAGATGACGAGACGACTTTCTCACGCGACTTTCTCCACCGCTTGTTGCCGGGCAAGACTTTTCTCCATTGAACACCACCAGTGTGTAGACTCCTCCTGGCGAGCCATTGAGACATTGTTGAGGGGGGATCGTGAAGGACCAGTCCTGCAAGCTGGTTGTCACATAAGGTACCTCGAACGTTCTTTaactgatatttttttcacaTCATTATAAATAAACCGCAACTTAATCAATGACACACATCGACGAAGCGAAATATAGTCCAGATGGTCATTGGGCGAGTTTCCATCCGCTCCATTTACACATGTGTGTCTGGTCTCGGCAATATGGAGCCTCAATATGCGGGGACGAGACACAATGTTGGGTTGAAGATCGTGCAGATGTTGGGAGATCAGTTGAGCGCCGGTGCGAAGCCGTTTGTTCGCTCCCGCGCTGCTCCAAAGGTTGAGTATTTAAGCATTCCATCTTTGAGTTTAGTCTTACTTCTCAGTAACGGTGGGTATATGAACGAGAGTGGGAAAACGTTACAGTCTGTCTGGCGGAAACTAAATCGACGACTTGGTGGTCAAAAAGTGCGACATATTGTTGTTCACGATGAACTCGCGCTCTCGTTGGGAAAGCTCCAGTTACGGGAACCTGGGAGGAGTGTTCGAGGTCATAATGGTTTGAAGGATATTGAGAGATGCTGCGGCACGAATTTTTATCGGTTGGCTATCGGCATAGGTAGACCGGAATCAAGGGACCCTGCCGATGTTGCAGATTATGTTTTAGGCAGGTTGTCCCCCGAGGAAAACTCAAAATTAAAAGAACTAGTCCTACCTCGTGTATGGCCTCTGATTTCCAAGCAGTGAAATTGCTATTTCTTGGTCCGAAGGGTATTCCGACTACCATGGAATAGCTCAAGCTGTTACAtttgaaaactttgttTGGAGTTTTATAATATCCATGTGAATACAAGCACGATCAGTCTTCATTGTAGTAACTCTGTAAATATTTCTGCATattcattattttgttaTCGATCTGACACGAAAACGCACAACGCCAACAGCTTTGAACAGAAGGTAAAAGATCATTTATGTAAAGCAGCATTTTTTGCTAAGTtttgtgtatatatatttctGTCTCGTGGTGTTTATCTAATATGATATTTAGGAGGTTTTGCTTTAACGATTCCTTGTCCTGAATCAGTTCTTACAAgctcatttttttcaacttggcAACCTACATATAGACGAATGAGGTAAGTTACAAACAACacattttttattattgttTTGACGTCGGAGCAGGCCTGATAGCGTAGTTCAGTTCTCAGTTGCCTTGAACATAAGGTTTCATtgaaaaagggaaaagCCCTCTCTTCTACATACTGCTTCCGTAAAAATGGTatactttcaaagtttaATAGTTTAGATTTTATGTATAAACACACAGGTCCCAACAACGGCGTTCGGTTTTGAAGTCCTGAAGctttttgttcacttttactgtgaggataaattgggaactccctttggtaatggactcatgacccgttaccctatccaatacagtactgtgaactattatatacccgacatgtgagtatacgaattcgagacatgcggatggtCCGTTATCtggaacatatataaaccccaAGATATCTGaaccgacatctttcaagaccgtctctaaatccaggacccaactAACGAAGAAGGagtcttagacaagcaagtaCAAATGATTTAACTAAATACTTAACGTATACAACGTAAATACACtatatcagagtccttacacacttgactcaatcacaacctgctttagctcttacatTTAGTTTTCTTATTTAAACAAAGTGTTTAATTCTATTGCATCACCAAATGTAAAATATTAAAACTATGTAAAAAACAATAAACAATTACAAACAACTATAGCGAAGAGAGAGCCCTGGACGTCAGTGTTAGAGAGTGGTGGACAAGGGGTAACGCTGTGTATAATTTTCTGAAAGATCTTCTAACAGACGGCGTGTATCCGTCCCCGGAAGCTTCTCACCGATATGAAGCACGTAGTACAAATAAATAAACTGCGAAGACAAAGCTTAATCTTTCAAATGACGACAAGGCATTACAATACAGCAAGAAATTCAATATATAACAGCCAGATGCTCGCAGATCAAGTTATGAGCTTATCCGCCTTCAATTTCTGTTCCCTTTCGTTGTACACAATGTATTGGCGagaggaaagagaatatTTGCCCCAttgaaaaacaaacagaCATTACGATGTGATCTAGACATCAACCCGACTTCCCAGCCGAAACCGTCATATACTACCGCTTTACCACCAATGCCCCTCCAGCCACTATAGCAAGAGCAGTTGTAAAAGTCATCGGTTTTGAAAGCGCCAAAAACAATCACGTGCCTCCAGATGGTAGCATCTACCATAGCCATCAATAGCCCCGGATTACCAGGAAAGTTTTCCGTTTTCTAGAAACACCATTCTTATATGATTCCAGTTTGGCTGACAAAGAAATGAAGATCATGTTTCGTACGGAGAGCGCGGCACTGTGGGCTGAGCGAGGAAGCGCCGTACTCCAGTTCCCCAGTTCCCCAGTTCTCACCCGCACCCCAAAGCTATAACTACACTAATGAATATGTCAAAATGTCAAAAAAGACGCGGGAAACTACCGGGTGGATACATCTTAAGTCAACCTGGGAAGGCAACAGGGCATTCCCGAGATCTCGGACGTGTTTATCCTCTGGAGAATGTACCTTACTTCCACGTCTTCCATCCCATTTCGTGGGGGgcagagaaagaaacagattccGCGGAAGAGCTCTCCTATTGAGGCAAGGCTTTATCCCAATGCGGGATATCTTAACTAAAGAGGATGAATTACCTCATTTGGCACATTTTCGTGTCAAATGTCACTttccagaaaaaaaagaaaggaaaaaaaaagacgGCGCTCGGCTCTGTACCTCCGAACTATCCAAACTGGTGCCTTACAAGGATCAGAGCTTGAACTAAGTGTTACGTAACAGTACTAGACGAGGAGTAAAAGAGTTCCCAGTGATATTATTtaaaagcaaaagaagagcTCACCAGTGTTCCACTTGAAGAGTAATTACCATCTCTCTCTGTCgagtaatttttttgcattcAGACCTTCAACATGTCAAGAAACAATCTCACAAATACATGTCTGATTGTCCATCGCTAGCAGGATCACTATCTTCGGATGAGTTACATTCCTCCACGTCGTTGGAGACGCGGCAGGTCTCTGAGAAATCGAACAGGGCACCCATCGCACATTTAGACGATGACGTACAGTCATCGGGGAAATCTATACACCCGTCGAGAACGATATCAAACCAGCTCGATGAACAGGATGTTATGGACATGATACCATACTCTCGGTTTGGTACAAAATCGAAGCTGGGACTTGTCGTGCAGTGTGCATTCACTGGGTTTTTCTCCAGTATCGCAGGCGCCATTTACTACCCTGTACTGAGTGTCATTGAAAATAAGTTCCACATCAATGAGGAACAAGTCAACATGACGGTGGTCGTATatttcatctttcaagGATTGTCACCAACGCTCATGGGTGGGCTCGCAGACTCTCTTGGGAGACGTCCCGTGATATTGTGCTCCGTTATCATATACTTCTGCGCCTGTATAGGCCTCGCGTGTTCCAACAACTATGCACAGGTGATTGCACTGCGTTGCCTGCAGGCAGCAGGGATCTCCCCCGTGATTGCGATCAATTCCGGGATGATGGGGGATGTCACGACCAAGGCCGAACGTGGTGGGTACGTCGGGTACGTGTCTGGGTTTCAAGTAGTGGGTACCGCGACAGGGGCCGTGTTCGGTGCCCTGCTGTCATCCCGTTGGGGTTGGAGATCCATATTTTGGTTCCTAGCCATTGGGTCTGGTGCATGCAGTATAGTgtctttgttgttgcttcCCGAAACGAAACGGACTATTGTTGGGAATGGGTCTGTAACACCGAAGAGCATCTACAATTACTCGCCGATACTGAGATTACCGCCAGTCAGGAAACAACTTCACCTGGACAACCCCGATTATGAAACGCTAGAGGCTCATGTGAGAGTAAGCCTATGGGCTCCCCTCTCTGTGATGAAGATCCCTGAGATATCCGTGCTGTTGTTTGTCGCTGGTCTGCAATACGCAGTCATGTGTACTCACCAGACCGCGCTAACTACTGCACTGAGTAAAGATTACCACATGGAGGTCATCTACATTGGTGTGTGCTTCCTTCCCTCGGGGCTCTGCACCATGGTAAGCGTGATACTGTCCGGCCGTTACTTGAACTGGACGTACAGGAGGAGAATGGCGAAGCATCAAATGTGGCTGAAGGAACAGGAAGAGTTGTTGATCGCAGAGCACCACGATGTAGCGAAAGTGCATGACATACTGGCCAACGATCCACAGTATACTTTCAACATATACAGGGCACGTCTGGAACCGGCACTGTTCACGCTTGTGTTGAGTTCCTCCGGGTTCATATGTTTTGGGTGGTGCATATCCGTTAAGGCCCCTCTAGCTGCCGTCTTGGTGATGAGCGGGTTTGCGTCACTATTCTCGAACTGTATCCTCACGATGTCCATGACTCTGATCGTCGACCTGTTCCCCTCTATCTCATCAACCGCCACAGGGTGTCTAAATTTTGTCAGATGCTCCCTTGCGGCTATACTAATCGCGTGCCTGAACAAGATGTCGAACAAGATGAAATGGGGCGGCGTATTCACGCTTCTGGGCTGCCTGACTGGGTGTAGTTCCTTCCTACTGCTGACACTAGTCAAGAACGGCAAAACGCTTGCCCTGAAGAGCAGACGCAAGAACGAGAGAGAGGCAGCGAAAAACGCTGCATCCAAGAACGACACCAAAGTGTAGACCCCACGCTACTGCCCAACTATATAATTACAGTCTAACCTATTCTACCGATCCCTGCATACATATACATATCCTTATACTGCTCACAGCGTTTAACACCGACTCACACGGAACAGAACACGGAACAAGACACGGAACAGTGAGAACAATAGAACGTGCAGGACGGTGActcaaaagaaacaaggTTCGAGCCGCCAGAGAAACTCCGCAGCTGCTATTTCCGTCGTGCTTTCGTAACGGGTCTTGGCCCAAATCGGTCTGATGAGAGCTTCACAGAGGGTATGTTCTGGTATAAGAAGCGAGAGTAGAGGCGAGATCGGGAGGCCTCAGTTGCTGGAACTGTTGGGCACTGCGTGCTTGTATCGTAGTGTGGTAATTGGAGTCCTAGTTTCTcactctctttctctctttgtaGTGTGGCATGCCTCTCTCAGTCTGGCATTAGATACTTTTAGTGTACAGACACAGCAGCCAATACTTAACAGATAGATACCGAGTGTATGTCGGTTGCGATCTCCTCTTTAGCGTCTTTTTCGTCGCTGGATAATCCGCGGTCGCTCGAGTCGTCGGTGTTACATCCAGCATCGCAGCAAAGCGATGTGCACCCATTGACACTCGAGCGGGACGAGAAGAATCTGGGCAAGCCGGATCTTAGCCTCGTAAGGACGCAATCGAACCAGGTCAACGAGCCTAACGTCGCGGATTACGTGCCCTACTCACGGTTTGGCACAAAATCCAAGATGGGACTCGTGATGCAATGTGCCTTCACTGGGTTCTTCTCTACGATCGCAGCGTCGATCTACTTCCCAGTGCTGGGCGTCGTCCAGAGGAAATTCCACATCTCAGAGGAACAGGTCAACATGACAGTGGTCGTGTACTACATCTTCCAAGCCTTGTCACCCACGCTTATGGGCGGGCTTGCAGATTCCCTCGGGAGACGGCCCGTCGTCCTGTCCTCAGTTATCATATACTTCTGCGCGTGCGTTGGGCTCGCACGGTGCAACACATACGCACAGATAATCGCACTGCGTTGTGTACAGGCAGCTGGAATCTCCCCCGTGATTGCGATCAATTCCGGGATGATGGGGGATGTCACGACCAAGGCCGAACGTGGTGGGTACGTCGGGTACGTGTCTGGGTTTCAAGTAGTGGGTACCGCGACAGGGGCCGTGTTCGGTGCCCTGCTGTCATCCCGTTGGGGTTGGAGATCCATTTTTTGGTTCCTAGCCATTGGGTCTGGTGCATGCAGTATAGTgtctttgttgttgcttcCCGAAACGAAACGGACTATTGTTGGGAATGGGTCTGTAACACCGAAGAGCATCTACAATTACTCGCCGATACTGAGATTACCGCCAGTTAGGAAACAACTTCACTTGGATGACCCAGACTACCAGACTTTAGAACCCCATGTGAAGGTAAGTCTACTGGCACCGCTCGGCGTGTTGAAGATCCCGGAGATTGCACTTCTGCTCTTTGTCTCCGGTGTACAGTTCGCCACTTGGACGACCCACCAGACCGCGCTGACCAATGCCTTGGGGAACAAATACCACATGAAGGTCATCGACATCGGTGTCTGCTTCCTACCATCCGGTATTTGTACGATGGCAAGCGTCATTCTCTCAGGCCGTTACTTGAACTGGACTTACAGAAGGAGAATGGCAAACCACAAAGCTTGGTTGAAGACACAGGAGGAACAACTACTCGTGGAACACCAAGATCTATCAAAAGTACGCGAGATAATGTTGAACGATTCATATTACGTCTTCAACATATACAGGGCACGTCTGGAACCGGCACTGATCACTTTGCTTCTCAGTTCCGCCGGGTTCATAAGTTTCGGATGGTGTATCTCCGTTAAGGCCCCTCTACCGGCCGTTTTGGTCATGAGCGGGTTCTCATCGCTGTTTTCCAACTCTATCTTGACGATGTCGATGACGCTTATTGTCGACTTGTTCCCAGCAAGAGCCTCCACGGCAACAGGCTGTTTGAACTTGGTCCGGTGCGCGCTATCGGCGATATTCATTGCGTGTCTGAGCAGGATGGCTCGCAAGATGAAATTCGGAGGGCTGTTCACGTTTCTGGGCTGTCTAACTGCGTGCAGCTCGTGCTTGCTACTGATCTTGGTCAAAAATGGGAAGAGACTCACTTTTGAGCGCAGAAGAAGCGATGAGAAGCATGCCGCGAAGCAAGCCGCTGCAAAGAACGATTCGAAAGTGTGACAACGGGGACGTATTCCCCCACAATGTATATACACATATTCTTATAAGTGAATAGAGGAAATAGCACTACCACTAACAAATTGCACTGAATCTTGCATATATGGCAACAGAGTATTTGTGTCTTATACATGAGGGTACAGGGTTACAGTTATATAATGAAAGCGGAGAATCAGAAACAGGTTACTGTGAATGTATCCCGTCAACCTTCGACTTCCCTCGTTACAGGTAAGGCTGTACAGCTTCGCCATCGTATACGGTGAAGGGCAGATCTTCTCCGACGATGGCGAtggacaagttcttgacGCTGAGCGTTTCGTCCTTTAGTGACTGTCTCAGCGCCTCCACACCTTGCTTGATCAATTCCGTGGCATCCTCCACTGGCAAAAAATCGTCCATAACTCTCTCCAAGTACGTCCTGGACCCCTGGGACCGGGCCCCGATCGCCGCGCCGTACAACTCAAGTATATTCCCTGAAGGCTGGAACTCGATCAGGTGTGGGCCGGACTTGTCGTACCCAACCAAAAGCAGCCCAACCCCATAGGGCCTCCCCCCGTACGACTGCGTGTTCTTTTGCGCCTTGTCCGAGAGCAGGTACCCGATCTTTTCCATCGACAATTCCCTGTTGTACACGAGTTTCGAGTAGTTGCAATGCTGTCTGACGAAATTGCTCAGCACTCTGGCGTCC contains:
- the PTH1 gene encoding aminoacyl-tRNA hydrolase (similar to Saccharomyces cerevisiae PTH1 (YHR189W); ancestral locus Anc_8.856), whose translation is MVIGRVSIRSIYTCVSGLGNMEPQYAGTRHNVGLKIVQMLGDQLSAGAKPFVRSRAAPKVEYLSIPSLSLVLLLSNGGYMNESGKTLQSVWRKLNRRLGGQKVRHIVVHDELALSLGKLQLREPGRSVRGHNGLKDIERCCGTNFYRLAIGIGRPESRDPADVADYVLGRLSPEENSKLKELVLPRVWPLISKQ
- the DSS1 gene encoding exoribonuclease II (similar to Saccharomyces cerevisiae DSS1 (YMR287C); ancestral locus Anc_8.853), with protein sequence MSQWLARRSLHTGGVQWRKVLPGNKRWRKSREKVVSSSDARTPTKNLDAVDIERINEMFLSRTKDLEPGMEIKKLKQIKKEFNTRFAERYFNPSKQWFQDNWVVEPSTNTAGKSSSQNSMTGKNKHYTFKLSEFISSVLQMGDLVLTTPYPNELAMCVGLPESAEDPRYTFVTVSGKMFFGTKSFVHLRIPYRLPEKVRYLISKEGPHAFEPVGTIKGTRDVTYILPYLARQLVTSELPSQINKLAWQKLPSIIKRLELLSRYLRKYNGTWQVPFVQLVDAVQRLEEKGGPGEFEYIKSLFERPSLGSRRSIHAATYLATYWAIKEQQNFNIWGKIHVNKAFLAPISTSVVPAASLRSFHDELINDPKRKHVNKITDLINTKDYELVRERYPEFLQLLSDFTAGNFDNNCEVVTLISQIFRMLDVYRECNVTRDTCFDLLKEISEDNFCENPILSNSDLALAQSSERSALQKCVYSVVQPDIQLDTKTKRHDFLDMPVYCIDSETAHEIDDGVSIEKNGKGSYTLHVHIADPASFFPESYTESTKLSDVLKIAFDKSFTTYLPDVVEAMLPESFCRAADLGKQDKKTRTITFSVRVKMDEHGGLHIQSDTFRARLGLVSNFPKVTYNIVDSVLNDSSSNSPLRQDLLTLYKIASGLRHNRVKLNGAVVFGEGFNNGQVRLIRDSANKVKDITFENNNETPSTVLVSELMILANTLSGNFFRENKIPGIFRCYNELKLDGKALSDYRSIQDNVQRGKNPTLKDIAKITSLMNSSFYSGEPRNHQMIGAKQYLTVTSPLRRYPDLINHIQLHKHLANKPLTFSQQAIDQMIWQVQSRADILKSISTTVSAYWTLTYLKKRIEKDSSARFDVMVTSFPQDGMVNCLFPNHSYARGKLKLKVDRLPPQIGDIVKDCQITSIDCLDSNLQLVMV
- the KNAG0E01160 gene encoding MFS transporter, which produces MSDCPSLAGSLSSDELHSSTSLETRQVSEKSNRAPIAHLDDDVQSSGKSIHPSRTISNQLDEQDVMDMIPYSRFGTKSKLGLVVQCAFTGFFSSIAGAIYYPVLSVIENKFHINEEQVNMTVVVYFIFQGLSPTLMGGLADSLGRRPVILCSVIIYFCACIGLACSNNYAQVIALRCLQAAGISPVIAINSGMMGDVTTKAERGGYVGYVSGFQVVGTATGAVFGALLSSRWGWRSIFWFLAIGSGACSIVSLLLLPETKRTIVGNGSVTPKSIYNYSPILRLPPVRKQLHLDNPDYETLEAHVRVSLWAPLSVMKIPEISVLLFVAGLQYAVMCTHQTALTTALSKDYHMEVIYIGVCFLPSGLCTMVSVILSGRYLNWTYRRRMAKHQMWLKEQEELLIAEHHDVAKVHDILANDPQYTFNIYRARLEPALFTLVLSSSGFICFGWCISVKAPLAAVLVMSGFASLFSNCILTMSMTLIVDLFPSISSTATGCLNFVRCSLAAILIACLNKMSNKMKWGGVFTLLGCLTGCSSFLLLTLVKNGKTLALKSRRKNEREAAKNAASKNDTKV
- the KNAG0E01170 gene encoding MFS transporter produces the protein MSVAISSLASFSSLDNPRSLESSVLHPASQQSDVHPLTLERDEKNLGKPDLSLVRTQSNQVNEPNVADYVPYSRFGTKSKMGLVMQCAFTGFFSTIAASIYFPVLGVVQRKFHISEEQVNMTVVVYYIFQALSPTLMGGLADSLGRRPVVLSSVIIYFCACVGLARCNTYAQIIALRCVQAAGISPVIAINSGMMGDVTTKAERGGYVGYVSGFQVVGTATGAVFGALLSSRWGWRSIFWFLAIGSGACSIVSLLLLPETKRTIVGNGSVTPKSIYNYSPILRLPPVRKQLHLDDPDYQTLEPHVKVSLLAPLGVLKIPEIALLLFVSGVQFATWTTHQTALTNALGNKYHMKVIDIGVCFLPSGICTMASVILSGRYLNWTYRRRMANHKAWLKTQEEQLLVEHQDLSKVREIMLNDSYYVFNIYRARLEPALITLLLSSAGFISFGWCISVKAPLPAVLVMSGFSSLFSNSILTMSMTLIVDLFPARASTATGCLNLVRCALSAIFIACLSRMARKMKFGGLFTFLGCLTACSSCLLLILVKNGKRLTFERRRSDEKHAAKQAAAKNDSKV
- the PRE5 gene encoding proteasome core particle subunit alpha 6 (similar to Saccharomyces cerevisiae PRE5 (YMR314W); ancestral locus Anc_5.1) → MFRNNYDGDTVTFSPTGRLFQVEYALEAIKQGSVTVGLRSSKYACLVALKRNADELSSYQKKIIKCDDHVGLSLAGLAPDARVLSNFVRQHCNYSKLVYNRELSMEKIGYLLSDKAQKNTQSYGGRPYGVGLLLVGYDKSGPHLIEFQPSGNILELYGAAIGARSQGSRTYLERVMDDFLPVEDATELIKQGVEALRQSLKDETLSVKNLSIAIVGEDLPFTVYDGEAVQPYL